In Phragmites australis chromosome 16, lpPhrAust1.1, whole genome shotgun sequence, one DNA window encodes the following:
- the LOC133894928 gene encoding uncharacterized protein LOC133894928, translating to MDFFKIKKLGKGKKSAGCRGEIVESDDDANAGNVAPEEDQKAGILEGNAGAAKSAGEGNGVDKEGEEEEDDDDDDDFITNEVKRRLRELRKNSFMVLIPEEECAEVEEDGGEEEGSSSREWMELDAGDGFPLCRFDSLYDKYCERMLVFDKMMMQLLKDPGSLNISKKSPRSASKLASTLRSLSFKRRDELQEDCEQLQQQQSEDDPYQTLETAYVAQVSLSWEALHCTYVHLSLIVAAQPDNPTTYSCAAQAFQQFQVLLQRFIENEPFEHGSRVEIYARSRSSFSKLLQVPTFQVADRKEKTEEQMEPSIFASDLIKLLEESILTFRLFLKKDKKKSSASVHGHTGSSIQQVQSSIDKKETKVKELFKKKKGWKNKTWPATMEEVQLLFTLIDIKVVSRVLRMANLSKEQLLWCEEKMSKLDLSDNRLRRDGSPILFPC from the exons ATGgatttcttcaagatcaagaagCTTGGGAAGGGCAAGAAGAGCGCCGGGTGTCGGGGAGAGATAGTAGAATCCGACGATGATGCGAACGCCGGGAATGTAGCCCCAGAGGAGGATCAGAAAGCTGGCATCTTGGAGGGGAATGCCGGAGCGGCAAAGAGTGCGGGTGAGGGCAATGGGGTGGACaaggaaggggaggaggaggaggacgatgacgatgacgatgattTCATCACGAATGAAGTGAAGCGGAGGCTCAGGGAGTTGAGGAAGAACAGCTTCATGGTGCTCATCCCCGAGGAGGAATGCGCCGAGGTTGAGGAGGATGGgggggaggaggaagggagTAGCTCTAGGGAGTGGATGGAGTTGGACGCCGGCGACGGGTTCCCGTTGTGCAGGTTTGATTCGCTGTATGATAAATACTGCGAGAGGATGCTGGTGTTTGATAAGATGATGATGCAGCTCTTGAAGGATCCAG GATCATTGAACATCTCAAAAAAGTCTCCAAGATCAGCATCCAAATTGGCATCCACCCTGCGCAGCCTCTCATTCAAAAGAAGAGATGAGCTCCAAGAGGATTGTGAGCAACTTCAGCAACAGCAAAGCGAGGATGATCCTTATCAAACACTTGAGACTGCATATGTTGCTCAGGTTTCATTAAGCTGGGAGGCTCTGCATTGTACATACGTGCACCTGAGCCTTATAGTTGCAGCACAACCTGATAATCCTACAACCTATAGCTGCGCTGCTCAAGCATTCCAGCAATTCCAGGTTCTGTTGCAGAGATTTATTGAGAATGAGCCATTTGAGCATGGTTCCCGGGTCGAGATATATGCACGGTCTCGGAGCTCGTTTTCTAAGTTGCTTCAGGTGCCCACTTTTCAAG TTGCAGATAGGAAAGAAAAGACTGAAGAACAAATGGAACCATCGATTTTCGCATCTGATCTCATCAAATTATTAGAGGAATCTATCTTAACTTTCCGTCTTTTTCtgaagaaggacaagaaaaaGAGTAGTGCCAGTGTTCATGGTCATACAGGAAGCTCGATTCAGCAAGTTCAATCCTCTATCGACAAG AAGGAGACAAAGGTGAAGGAGctgttcaagaagaagaaagggtgGAAGAACAAGACCTGGCCAGCCACAATGGAGGAAGTCCAGCTGCTGTTCACCCTGATCGATATCAAGGTCGTGTCACGGGTCCTGAGGATGGCGAATCTCAGCAAGGAGCAGTTGCTGTGGTGCGAGGAGAAGATGAGCAAGCTGGACCTCTCCGACAACCGGCTGCGCCGTGATGGATCCCCCATCCTTTTCCCCTGTTGA
- the LOC133894755 gene encoding uncharacterized protein LOC133894755, protein MGVSRLFAVALALLVAAAAVAGAAAEEPVVVDSVAGAVEVAAAAALKAELEQLRAKISTLESGIAERSQELKSKDDGIAKLEKAIEEKSKKIASLQGEIASLQAKGSVAAEEQRGKANARAVELEKQIDKLEKDIEAQSSQRTTFESRANVAEKKVEELNAKLKAVQKESDEQKRRIQKTERALKVAEEELMRLQLEATTKSKQLTEVHGAWLPPWLAAQYAHYVEVVSGHWNEHGKPAMQSFLKKASEKSAHAKKWAEPHIETAKTKWIPVKEKMVVLKKNAEPYVQKVSTRSVEFYESLKDAVTPHVVKVKEFAHPYFQEAKKFSKPYIDQVAEVTKPHVEKVRTTLKPYTKRAVHAYGSFLESATTYHRQAQATILDYLHQHEITKSLATKELVWFLASALLALPVFIIYKLLLETFCTKKQKRSRGGNGNHGHRRHKRRHADK, encoded by the exons ATGGGGGTCTCGAGGCTCTTCGCGGTGGCGCTGGCGCTGCtggtcgccgccgcggccgttGCTGGGGCGGCCGCCGAGGAGCCGGTGGTTGTGGACTCCGTGGCCGGCGCGGTGGaggtcgcggcggcggcggcgctcaaGGCGGAGCTGGAGCAGCTCAGGGCGAAGATCTCCACCTTAG AGTCAGGCATAGCAGAGCGATCCCAGGAACTGAAGAGCAAGGATGATGGCATCGCAAAGCTGGAGAAGGCAATTGAGGAGAAGTCAAAAAAGATTGCTTCTCTGCAGGGCGAGATTGCTTCCCTCCAG GCAAAGGGGTCTGTTGCTGCCGAGGAGCAGAGAGGCAAGGCCAATGCCCGGGCTGTTGAGCTTGAGAAGCAG ATTGACAAGCTCGAGAAGGATATTGAAGCACAAAGTAGCCAGAGAACAACATTTGAATCTAGGGCTAACGTTGCTGAGAAGAAGGTGGAAGAGCTGAATGCAAAGCTTAAGGCA GTCCaaaaggaaagtgatgagcaaaAGCGCAGAATCCAGAAGACAGAACGTGCTCTTAAAGTTGCTGAG GAGGAATTGATGAGGCTGCAGTTAGAAGCAACAACTAAGTCAAAACAGCTGACAGAG gttcATGGAGCATGGTTGCCACCTTGGTTAGCGGCGCAATATGCTCACTATGTG GAGGTGGTCTCAGGTCACTGGAATGAACATGGAAAACCTGCCATGCAGAGTTTTCTGAAGAAG GCATCAGAAAAATCAGCACATGCAAAGAAATGGGCTGAACCTCATATTGAGACTGCTAAGACG AAATGGATTCCTGTTAAAGAAAAAATGGTTGTCCTCAAGAAAAACGCAGAACCTTACGTACAAAAGGTGTCAACAAGATCAGTGGAGTTTTACGAGTCATTAAAGGATGCTGTTACACCTCATGTTGTCAAAGTTAAAGAGTTTGCTCATCCCTACTTCCAG GAAGCCAAGAAGTTCTCCAAACCTTACATTGATCAAGTTGCTGAGGTCACGAAGCCACATGTTGAGAAAGTTAGAACTACTCTTAAGCCGTATACTAAAAGAGCAGTTCATGCATATGGGTCATTTCTTGAGTCAGCAACCACATACCACCGGCAG GCTCAAGCAACCATCTTGGATTATCTTCACCAGCATGAGATAACAAAATCACTTGCGACGAAGGAGTTGGTTTGGTTCCTG GCTTCTGCGTTGCTGGCTCTGCCTGTTTTCATCATATACAAGCTTCTACTAGAAACTTTCTG CACCAAAAAGCAGAAAAGATCTCGTGGTGGTAATGGTAATCATGGCCACAGGAGACACAAGCGCCGGCACGCTGATAAGTAG
- the LOC133894753 gene encoding transcription termination factor MTEF18, mitochondrial-like, whose amino-acid sequence MNNYLSSALRAARLRWVARIQLVVELSEPCRAPHWCAARSWLVQESSSTSSWGVTPIGHRYHLRPYSAAPARCVYKPLEEEEEEEEEVVDKRLRQMEKRRVFRAAQQTFLEYLHVTRGLCFSDAEHISKHSPIFVSKLLEMVKDAIKDPVEGGEEIVFRSKEKKKEMRDQRVSKALVRLFHYHPINEFEPFMESIGLKPSKYDSLLPRDLMFLADDETLLENYRVLCNYGVMRTKIGRIYRDAADVFSFGENVLVSKLRALEDLGFSKTSVIKLVISSPVILVRDLSAEFKILQWLDDVGIERDWIGQFVSVRKSYNWRKTVDVPQFFSELGFNKEGIGKLIRENPDFLLDGSGKGLFKAVSIMLKAGSGKQDLFNLFLDFPNVRARNFARNILRGIQLLAEIGVSEMDIMKFVVSNASMLGSAPVKKANSILTNLSVGKKRLCKIIMEEPHQLMKYTFGSKLSRLPHCNRSNETSLKEKVKFLKSIGFVEGSEDMEKALKVFRGKGDELQDRFDFLVKTGLDPKDVASMMKVAPHVLNQKIHVLESKISFFVNETGYPLSALVGFPSFLSFTVERTKVRFLMYNWLRERGLSTPNLALSSFLACSDKNFIKYFVEKHHTGHEVWENFKREVAATKIVHCTSDD is encoded by the coding sequence ATGAACAACTACCTCAGCAGCGCATTGAGGGCCGCCCGCCTCAGGTGGGTTGCTCGGATTCAACTCGTAGTGGAGCTCAGTGAGCCGTGCAGAGCACCACATTGGTGtgctgcccgttcttggcttgtTCAAGAATCGTCATCCACGTCGAGTTGGGGGGTCACTCCAATTGGTCATAGGTATCATCTGCGTCCTTATTCCGCTGCTCCTGCACGTTGTGTGTATAAAcccttggaggaggaggaagaggaggaggaggaggtggtggataAGAGGCTCAGACAAATGGAGAAGAGACGGGTGTTTCGTGCCGCGCAGCAGACTTTCCTGGAGTACCTCCATGTCACGCGTGGGTTGTGCTTCAGCGACGCCGAGCATATAAGCAAGCACTCACCCATCTTCGTGAGcaagctgctggagatggtgaAGGATGCTATTAAGGATCCTGTGGAGGGGGGTGAGGAGATAGTGTTCAGgtcaaaggagaagaagaaggagatgagggatcAGAGGGTCAGTAAGGCATTGGTGCGTCTATTCCATTACCACCCTATCAATGAATTTGAGCCGTTCATGGAGAGCATTGGCCTCAAGCCGAGCAAGTATGATTCCTTGTTGCCTCGGGATCTCATGTTTCTTGCGGATGACGAGACGTTGCTGGAGAACTATCGTGTTCTTTGCAATTATGGGGTTATGCGAACTAAGATAGGGAGGATATACAGGGATGCTGCAGACGTTTTTAGTTTTGGTGAGAATGTGCTTGTATCTAAGCTGCGGGCTCTTGAGGATCTAGGGTTCAGTAAAACCAGTGTGATAAAACTTGTGATCTCTAGCCCTGTCATATTGGTGCGTGACCTAAGTGCTGAATTCAAGATTCTGCAGTGGCTAGATGACGTTGGCATTGAGCGAGACTGGATAGGTCAATTTGTATCTGTAAGGAAGTCATACAATTGGAGAAAGACAGTCGATGTTCCTCAATTCTTCAGTGAATTGGGATTCAATAAGGAAGGCATTGGTAAATTGATCAGGGAAAACCCAGATTTCTTGCTGGATGGTTCTGGAAAGGGACTGTTTAAAGCAGTTAGCATCATGCTAAAAGCAGGGTCTGGAAAACAAGATTTATTTAATCTTTTCCTGGACTTCCCAAATGTACGAGCCAGGAATTTCGCACGGAACATACTGAGGGGTATACAATTGTTAGCTGAGATTGGTGTAAGTGAGATGGACATTATGAAATTTGTAGTTTCAAATGCATCAATGCTTGGTTCTGCCCCAGTGAAGAAGGCAAACAGCATTCTTACAAATCTCAGTGTGGGGAAGAAGCGCTTGTGCAAGATTATAATGGAGGAGCCACATCAATTGATGAAATACACATTTGGGTCAAAGCTCAGCCGCCTACCGCATTGTAACCGGAGTAATGAGACATCCCTTAAGGAGAAGGTGAAATTTTTGAAAAGCATAGGATTTGTTGAAGGCTCTGAAGATATGGAGAAGGCACTCAAAGTTTTCCGAGGTAAAGGTGATGAACTACAAGATCGGTTTGACTTTTTAGTGAAGACTGGACTTGATCCGAAGGATGTAGCAAGCATGATGAAGGTAGCTCCACATGTTTTGAATCAGAAGATACATGTCCTTGAGTCCAAGATATCATTCTTTGTAAATGAGACAGGATATCCCCTAAGTGCTCTGGTTGGGTTCCCCTCATTCTTGTCGTTCACTGTGGAGAGAACCAAAGTTAGGTTTTTAATGTACAATTGGTTGCGAGAAAGGGGGCTGTCTACTCCTAATCTTGCTCTAAGCAGTTTCCTAGCTTGTTCAGACAAAAATTTTATCAAGTACTTTGTAGAAAAGCATCACACGGGTCATGAAGTTTGGGAAAACTTCAAGAGGGAGGTAGCTGCAACAAAAATCGTGCATTGTACTTCAGATGATTAG